One part of the Bdellovibrio sp. KM01 genome encodes these proteins:
- the ygiD gene encoding 4,5-DOPA dioxygenase extradiol, which produces MKRMPVIFAAHGSPMNALAKTPFTDTLSALGESLPHPQAILVVSAHWETEGTKVLYNATPQTIHDFYGFPKALFDVQYPARGPLSLAQATQKLIPGSELTEKWGLDHGTWSVLLHMFPKADIPVFQLSLDVNAPPEKHIELGRHLRSLREQGVLIIGSGNIVHNLRTIQWRDPNAKFDWAVEFDAGIKKALDLRDEKTLAQYMEKFGSAAELSVPSPEHYWPLLYTFGASDEQDKISYPFEGFEMGSLSMRTVMWSA; this is translated from the coding sequence ATGAAACGCATGCCTGTGATTTTTGCTGCTCATGGCTCCCCAATGAATGCTTTGGCGAAGACTCCGTTCACGGATACTTTGTCAGCATTGGGCGAAAGCTTGCCGCATCCACAGGCAATACTTGTGGTGTCGGCCCACTGGGAAACCGAAGGAACGAAAGTTCTTTACAATGCGACACCACAAACAATCCATGACTTTTATGGATTTCCGAAAGCCCTGTTTGACGTTCAGTACCCTGCCCGCGGTCCTTTAAGTTTGGCGCAAGCCACGCAAAAACTGATTCCGGGTTCAGAGCTAACTGAAAAATGGGGCCTGGATCACGGAACCTGGTCGGTGTTGTTACACATGTTTCCGAAAGCGGATATTCCTGTGTTTCAACTAAGCCTTGATGTGAATGCTCCTCCCGAAAAGCACATTGAGCTGGGCCGCCATTTGCGTTCTTTGCGCGAGCAAGGAGTGCTGATCATCGGAAGTGGCAACATCGTTCACAACCTGCGCACCATTCAATGGCGCGATCCCAACGCAAAATTCGATTGGGCGGTAGAGTTCGATGCGGGCATAAAAAAAGCTTTGGATTTACGAGACGAAAAAACCTTGGCTCAGTACATGGAAAAATTCGGCTCCGCCGCGGAACTCTCCGTTCCCTCGCCCGAACACTACTGGCCACTCTTGTACACCTTCGGTGCTTCGGACGAGCAGGATAAAATCTCCTACCCGTTTGAGGGCTTCGAAATGGGATCACTATCTATGCGCACTGTTATGTGGAGCGCGTAA
- a CDS encoding ATP-binding cassette domain-containing protein, with protein MNKAVFVVKNLIKSYDKKAILNISNLSLKSGQFIALMGKNGSGKSTLMRILAQQEVFDSGELTFNDKSLFSTSLCLNDFMAFISEEQILPFSDSLSHWCEMHANLYEDYDAGLFDRLCKSLDVDATKSFHGMSRGQKMKALFCVQAPKKPLIYLLDEITAVLDQASRWTMMEFLNEEMHRGCLVVMSTNIASEMQGFATNVTILENGKVSFSSDSQTLNSHFRKLLVPKEIGPSISSSVVKKIGLNGDGKWIFMHPRNHEVTGLGISEDQRAVTISDVQSYFTAGDQF; from the coding sequence ATGAATAAAGCAGTGTTCGTCGTAAAGAATCTTATAAAGTCGTATGATAAAAAAGCCATTTTGAATATTTCCAATCTCAGTTTGAAGTCGGGACAGTTCATCGCATTGATGGGGAAAAATGGAAGTGGCAAATCCACTCTCATGAGAATCCTTGCCCAGCAAGAGGTGTTTGATTCCGGTGAATTAACCTTTAATGATAAATCTCTTTTTTCTACATCACTTTGCTTGAATGATTTCATGGCCTTTATCTCTGAAGAGCAAATTCTTCCGTTTTCTGACTCGCTTTCGCATTGGTGCGAGATGCACGCAAATCTTTATGAAGACTACGACGCAGGGCTGTTTGATCGTCTGTGTAAATCTCTTGATGTGGACGCAACGAAATCTTTTCATGGGATGTCTCGCGGGCAAAAGATGAAAGCTCTTTTCTGCGTTCAAGCGCCGAAGAAACCATTAATTTATCTTTTGGATGAAATCACTGCGGTATTAGATCAAGCTTCACGATGGACGATGATGGAGTTTCTAAATGAAGAAATGCATCGAGGTTGTCTCGTTGTGATGAGCACGAACATCGCCAGTGAAATGCAGGGATTTGCAACCAACGTAACGATTTTAGAGAATGGCAAAGTTTCCTTTTCCAGCGACAGCCAGACGTTGAATTCACATTTCAGAAAGCTTCTAGTTCCCAAAGAGATCGGACCTTCTATTTCTTCTTCGGTTGTTAAAAAAATAGGTTTGAATGGGGATGGGAAATGGATATTCATGCATCCTCGAAATCATGAAGTTACGGGGCTGGGAATAAGTGAGGACCAACGTGCAGTGACAATCTCTGATGTGCAGTCCTATTTCACGGCAGGAGATCAATTTTAA
- a CDS encoding efflux RND transporter permease subunit: MRISDISIKNPVFAWMLMFGLMIFGLISFSRMGLSQLPDVDFPTVSVSVTLDGAAPEVMETQVVDVIESALMGVEGVQSITSSSKTGSATITVEFSLDRNIDLALQDVQAKVSGAQRLLPDNVDAPTISKTNPDDQPILWLALTYDKGDLEFLMKYARDYLKDRFTTVDGVGDIFLGGYTDPVLRVFVNTKKLPGYNIAVNDVIDAIKSEHSEVPGGYIETKKSNFNVRTMGEAKTIEEFKNIVISRRAGSLIQDSTNMVKIGQVADVSMGLDNITRISRFNGEPALGLGIRKQRGTNAVAVAKAVKAKAEEIQSQLPEGMKIHVNFDSTQFIEKSVGELTHHLILAVVLTSLVCWAFLGSWSATFNVLLSIPTSLLGAFIGLYFLGYTLNTFTLLGLTLAIGIVVDDAIMVLENIFRYNEEGHGQIESAILGAREISFAAMAATAAVIAIFLPVAFMKGIIGKFLMQFGVTISIAVFLSLVESLTITPMRCAGFVHHGERTTKIGKAFEAFMDSLKVGYERWLRKTLQMRWKVIIGSLVFVALSFISVKFLVKEMSPAQDQSIFLARLILPVGSSLAYTDGQVKQAEEWLRSRPEVKQVFASIGGFGGGISDANTAMMFITMKEFKERPIDQKTGKRMTQTDFMQVTREAFGKIQDVRPVLMDMSQRGFSSGRGYPIEFTVMGSDWEKLAGYSQKIMDEMTKTGLMVDVDSNYLLGMPEIQVKPDRVSAAQHGVSIAAVGTTVNALIGGVKAGEYPDGGHRYDIKVKLDNKEDAMVEIKKLLIGNNRANLVPISRVTTQETTKALQSISRMNRQRAITITANLKAGASQQAAMDKILEIGKKTLEPGYMIEQQGSSKTFKESIQSFFLAFILGIVIAYMILASQFNSFIDPATILLALPLSFSGAFFALLLTGQSLNMYSAIGFLLLMGIVKKNSILLVEFTNTVRDRGALNADNALLEACPIRLRPILMTSIATIAAAVPSAMATGAGSETMRPMALCLIGGVLVSTILTLFVVPAAYSISDRFRKRDKVREQTKQAFAAVGE; the protein is encoded by the coding sequence ATGCGCATTTCGGATATTTCCATCAAGAACCCAGTCTTCGCATGGATGTTAATGTTTGGATTGATGATTTTCGGTTTGATCTCGTTTTCAAGAATGGGTTTAAGCCAATTACCTGACGTGGATTTTCCCACAGTTTCGGTCAGCGTAACTTTGGATGGTGCGGCTCCAGAAGTAATGGAGACTCAGGTTGTTGATGTCATCGAAAGTGCTTTGATGGGAGTCGAAGGTGTCCAAAGCATCACTTCCAGCAGCAAAACAGGGTCTGCAACAATTACCGTAGAATTTAGTTTGGACCGCAATATCGATCTCGCTTTGCAAGATGTTCAGGCAAAAGTTTCAGGTGCGCAGCGATTACTTCCTGACAACGTCGATGCTCCAACCATTTCAAAAACGAATCCCGACGACCAACCCATTTTGTGGTTGGCACTTACTTACGACAAGGGTGACCTTGAATTCCTGATGAAATACGCGCGCGACTATTTGAAAGATCGTTTTACGACAGTGGATGGCGTGGGTGATATTTTCCTGGGTGGTTACACGGATCCCGTGCTTCGCGTATTCGTAAATACTAAAAAACTTCCGGGTTATAATATTGCAGTGAATGACGTGATCGATGCGATCAAGTCTGAGCACTCTGAAGTTCCCGGTGGTTACATTGAAACTAAGAAAAGCAATTTCAACGTGCGTACGATGGGTGAGGCAAAAACCATCGAAGAGTTTAAAAACATCGTGATCAGCCGTCGTGCCGGGTCTTTGATTCAAGATTCCACGAACATGGTAAAGATCGGTCAAGTGGCCGATGTCAGCATGGGTCTTGATAACATCACTCGTATTTCTCGCTTTAACGGCGAGCCGGCGTTGGGATTAGGTATTCGTAAACAGCGTGGTACGAATGCCGTGGCTGTCGCGAAAGCGGTGAAGGCCAAAGCGGAAGAAATTCAGTCGCAACTGCCGGAAGGTATGAAAATTCATGTGAACTTCGACAGTACTCAGTTCATTGAAAAATCCGTGGGTGAGTTGACGCATCACTTGATCTTGGCCGTGGTTTTGACGTCTTTGGTTTGTTGGGCGTTTTTAGGGTCGTGGTCTGCAACATTCAACGTTTTACTTTCTATTCCAACTTCGTTGTTAGGTGCCTTCATCGGTTTGTATTTCCTGGGATACACGTTGAACACGTTCACGTTGCTAGGTTTGACTCTCGCCATCGGTATCGTCGTCGACGATGCCATCATGGTTCTGGAAAATATCTTTAGGTATAACGAGGAAGGGCACGGACAGATTGAATCCGCGATTCTTGGTGCGCGTGAGATTTCTTTTGCGGCAATGGCAGCAACAGCGGCCGTTATCGCGATCTTCCTTCCTGTGGCGTTCATGAAGGGGATCATTGGTAAGTTCTTGATGCAATTCGGGGTGACAATTTCCATCGCCGTGTTCTTGTCATTGGTGGAATCCCTGACAATCACGCCAATGCGTTGTGCTGGTTTCGTTCACCACGGTGAGCGTACGACTAAAATCGGTAAAGCGTTTGAAGCTTTCATGGATTCTTTGAAAGTGGGCTATGAAAGATGGTTGCGCAAAACTTTGCAAATGCGCTGGAAAGTCATCATCGGTTCTTTGGTATTCGTGGCTTTGTCATTTATCTCTGTTAAATTCCTGGTGAAAGAAATGTCACCCGCTCAAGATCAAAGCATTTTCTTGGCGCGTTTAATATTGCCGGTGGGAAGTTCTCTTGCTTATACAGATGGTCAAGTTAAGCAAGCGGAAGAGTGGTTGCGTTCTCGCCCTGAAGTAAAGCAAGTCTTTGCCAGCATCGGTGGTTTCGGTGGCGGTATCTCTGACGCCAATACCGCGATGATGTTTATCACTATGAAAGAGTTCAAAGAGCGTCCGATTGATCAAAAAACGGGTAAGCGCATGACGCAAACTGATTTCATGCAGGTGACTCGTGAGGCGTTCGGTAAAATCCAAGACGTGCGCCCGGTACTGATGGATATGTCCCAACGTGGGTTCTCAAGTGGTCGTGGTTATCCGATTGAATTTACCGTCATGGGTTCTGACTGGGAAAAGCTTGCGGGCTATTCGCAAAAGATCATGGATGAAATGACTAAGACCGGTTTAATGGTCGACGTCGATTCCAATTACCTTTTGGGTATGCCAGAAATTCAGGTAAAACCAGATCGCGTTTCAGCGGCTCAACATGGTGTGAGCATCGCAGCTGTCGGGACGACGGTGAATGCTTTGATCGGGGGAGTGAAAGCCGGGGAGTATCCTGACGGTGGTCACCGCTACGACATCAAAGTGAAATTGGATAATAAAGAAGACGCGATGGTTGAGATCAAAAAGTTGTTGATTGGAAACAACCGCGCGAACTTGGTTCCAATCTCTCGCGTGACAACGCAAGAGACGACGAAGGCTTTGCAAAGTATCTCACGTATGAATCGTCAGCGTGCAATTACCATTACTGCGAACTTAAAAGCCGGTGCTTCTCAGCAGGCAGCGATGGATAAGATTTTGGAAATCGGTAAAAAGACTTTGGAACCGGGTTACATGATCGAGCAGCAGGGTTCTTCGAAAACCTTCAAAGAATCGATCCAAAGTTTCTTCCTAGCATTCATCTTGGGTATCGTGATCGCCTACATGATCTTGGCTTCCCAATTCAACTCGTTCATCGATCCAGCGACAATCTTGTTGGCATTGCCACTAAGTTTCTCGGGTGCGTTCTTTGCCTTGTTGTTAACGGGCCAATCTTTGAACATGTACTCGGCCATCGGATTCTTGCTCTTGATGGGTATCGTGAAAAAGAACTCGATCTTGTTGGTTGAATTCACGAACACCGTTCGTGATCGTGGTGCACTGAATGCGGATAATGCATTATTGGAAGCATGTCCAATTCGTCTTCGTCCGATCCTGATGACGTCGATCGCAACGATTGCCGCGGCGGTTCCCTCTGCGATGGCAACCGGTGCCGGTTCCGAAACAATGCGCCCAATGGCCTTGTGCTTGATCGGTGGGGTTTTGGTTTCCACAATCTTGACTTTGTTCGTAGTGCCAGCAGCGTACTCGATCTCCGACAGATTCAGAAAACGCGACAAAGTCCGCGAGCAAACCAAACAAGCCTTCGCCGCCGTCGGCGAATAA
- a CDS encoding TolC family protein, with protein MVKKIILLLCATSTAWAQQPVAAPKVITLTQKKVAELALQQGYRTKEVNLQYQQFKLPYAETLAKYDWLLNAATGYEQDKQAQLLTSPTMDPHNKIERYNTTFSLQKPFTTGTLATLELSRLSLNADYDTAIATPPPDNQTLDRAGIILEQAILGNFFGVADRGTVNAAEQNYQASEILRANDLENVVLEAVRQFWQAYIAQENFREAVSARDRYKKLVETVRRKTSLGYSNPGDLPQAQAELETREQTVKLTSTDYLASVENLLTALALDPKSEVKFEMSAALPAMPSLPPKATEDLRAIRSQKLKVSAAEESLSASKSLSYPTLNVVGKAYTTGVGEKSEDSYSEVTGGSRPDYYIGLRFAYNFGSDIQNERIVYNKLNRDLEQTRLQRQMVEVVDANTQAERKAQAAYSIAQSAEKQKAFRERAVTELNRSYSQGRTDINNLIIALNNSFTAEIQYITAVGNYHIALNEWAASRDELIPDEQPSEDKK; from the coding sequence ATGGTAAAAAAAATCATTCTTCTTCTTTGTGCAACTTCGACTGCTTGGGCGCAACAACCTGTTGCTGCTCCTAAAGTCATCACTCTGACACAGAAAAAAGTGGCAGAGTTGGCTTTGCAGCAAGGTTACCGCACCAAAGAAGTAAACCTTCAGTATCAACAATTTAAACTTCCCTACGCTGAAACCCTGGCTAAGTACGATTGGCTTCTTAATGCAGCCACTGGTTACGAACAGGACAAGCAAGCGCAACTTTTAACGTCACCAACGATGGATCCACACAACAAGATCGAGCGCTATAACACGACGTTCTCGTTGCAAAAGCCTTTCACGACAGGAACGTTGGCAACTCTTGAACTCAGTCGTCTGTCACTAAATGCAGACTATGATACAGCAATTGCGACGCCTCCTCCGGACAACCAAACTTTGGATCGTGCCGGGATCATCCTGGAACAAGCGATCTTAGGTAATTTCTTCGGTGTGGCTGATCGTGGCACTGTGAATGCAGCAGAACAAAACTACCAGGCTTCTGAAATCCTTCGTGCGAATGATTTGGAAAACGTGGTGCTCGAAGCTGTTCGCCAGTTCTGGCAGGCTTACATCGCTCAGGAAAACTTCAGAGAAGCCGTCAGCGCTCGTGACCGCTATAAAAAACTCGTGGAGACAGTTCGCAGAAAAACTTCTTTGGGTTATTCCAATCCTGGCGACTTACCGCAAGCTCAAGCCGAACTTGAGACTCGCGAACAAACTGTGAAACTGACTTCGACAGATTACCTGGCTTCTGTCGAGAATCTTTTGACAGCGTTGGCTTTGGATCCAAAATCAGAAGTAAAATTTGAAATGAGCGCAGCGCTTCCAGCGATGCCAAGCTTGCCACCCAAAGCCACTGAAGATTTGCGCGCCATCCGTTCGCAAAAGTTGAAAGTCTCAGCAGCCGAGGAAAGCCTGTCGGCCTCCAAGTCTTTGTCCTACCCGACTTTGAATGTCGTGGGTAAAGCCTATACAACGGGCGTCGGTGAAAAATCTGAAGATTCTTATTCTGAAGTGACTGGCGGCTCCCGCCCTGATTACTACATCGGTTTGAGATTTGCTTACAACTTTGGCTCTGACATCCAAAACGAACGTATCGTTTACAACAAATTGAATCGCGACCTGGAACAAACTCGTTTGCAACGTCAAATGGTGGAAGTCGTGGACGCGAACACACAGGCTGAGCGTAAAGCTCAAGCCGCTTACTCGATCGCCCAAAGCGCCGAGAAACAAAAAGCTTTCCGTGAAAGAGCGGTAACGGAATTGAACCGTTCCTACTCTCAAGGAAGAACTGATATTAATAACTTGATCATTGCTCTGAACAACTCATTTACAGCAGAGATTCAATACATCACTGCAGTAGGTAACTACCACATCGCTCTAAATGAGTGGGCAGCATCAAGAGACGAACTTATTCCTGACGAACAGCCGTCAGAAGACAAGAAATAG
- a CDS encoding sensor histidine kinase KdpD, protein MDKSKDHHDKRLMTSELNLNKLSLQVMKTWEKGVRDQVESAGELLRPILRDALPQFLRLLAKALAEPNARGLIEESSAIVKRHAAIRARETSFGASHIVLEFQILRQAVTYHLEQEMHLSEQDKQTIQKTFDEAIQEALMEFFQVHATIKDEFTATLSHDLRNPIGIAQMSAEIIQEIAADIADPKIKNQIIDLTGRITANTKRADRMLQDLLDASILRIGEKLPINLSKLDLVALAHDVVEELEPREKHRISVIGESTFGFWDHEGLRRCFENLIKNAIKYGSPDTPITIRINREKGHVLASVHNEGNPISKNDLRIIFHTFGRSRSAISGGVQGWGIGLALVRAMTESLGGTTRVESSPEFGTTFTMDLPEDSRNIPAPSTI, encoded by the coding sequence ATGGACAAAAGCAAAGATCACCACGACAAGAGGTTAATGACTTCGGAGCTCAACTTAAACAAATTAAGTCTCCAGGTAATGAAGACCTGGGAAAAAGGCGTTCGAGATCAAGTTGAGTCAGCGGGCGAACTATTGCGCCCCATCCTGAGAGACGCCCTCCCCCAATTTTTACGTCTGCTGGCTAAAGCTCTGGCGGAACCCAATGCCCGGGGACTGATCGAGGAAAGCTCTGCTATCGTTAAAAGGCACGCCGCCATCAGAGCCCGGGAAACCAGCTTTGGTGCATCTCATATTGTTCTGGAATTTCAGATTTTACGCCAAGCCGTGACTTATCATTTAGAACAAGAAATGCATCTTTCAGAGCAGGACAAGCAAACCATTCAAAAGACCTTCGACGAAGCCATCCAAGAGGCGTTGATGGAGTTTTTTCAAGTTCATGCCACCATCAAGGACGAGTTCACGGCGACTCTCAGTCACGATTTGCGCAATCCCATAGGAATAGCGCAAATGTCAGCAGAAATTATTCAAGAAATTGCTGCTGATATTGCAGACCCCAAAATCAAAAATCAGATTATAGACCTTACGGGTAGAATCACCGCGAACACCAAACGGGCCGATCGGATGCTTCAAGATTTACTTGATGCGAGCATCTTAAGAATTGGCGAAAAGCTTCCTATCAATCTGTCCAAGCTTGATTTAGTCGCACTGGCTCACGACGTAGTGGAAGAATTAGAGCCACGTGAAAAACATCGTATAAGTGTTATTGGTGAATCTACATTTGGATTTTGGGACCACGAGGGCTTAAGACGATGTTTCGAAAATCTAATAAAAAATGCCATTAAGTATGGCTCGCCCGACACTCCCATTACCATTCGAATAAATCGCGAAAAAGGCCATGTTTTGGCTTCCGTTCACAATGAAGGAAATCCTATTTCCAAAAATGATTTGCGAATAATCTTTCACACCTTTGGGCGCTCGAGATCAGCCATCTCAGGCGGAGTTCAAGGTTGGGGTATAGGGCTGGCTTTGGTGCGTGCGATGACAGAATCCCTGGGCGGAACCACTCGGGTGGAAAGCTCGCCTGAATTTGGGACCACCTTCACTATGGATTTGCCTGAAGACTCCAGAAATATTCCTGCCCCGTCGACTATTTAA